Proteins from one Chroococcidiopsis sp. CCMEE 29 genomic window:
- the ilvB gene encoding biosynthetic-type acetolactate synthase large subunit: protein MPESPVVAPRRATGGFALIDSLKRHGVEHIFGYPGGAILPIYDELYRAEAAGGIQHILVRHEQGAAHAADGYARATGKVGVCFATSGPGATNLVTGIATAHMDSIPMVIITGQVARAAIGTDAFQETDIYGITLPIVKHSYVVRDPRDMARIVAEAFYIASTGRPGPVLIDVPKDVGLAEFDYVPVEPGTVKLPGYRPTVKGNPRQIAQAVQLMRESRRPLLYVGGGAIASGSHAEIQQLAELFNIPVTTTLMGKGAFDENHPLALGMLGMHGTAYANFAVSECDLLIAVGARFDDRVTGKLDEFASRAKVIHIDIDPAEVGKNRAPEVPIVGDVRKVVVDLLRRCQEVGDGVAPNQTQEWLHRINRWREDYPLVVPHHADSMSPQEVIVELSRQAPEAYYTTDVGQHQMWSAQFLKNGPRRWISSAGLGTMGYGMPAAMGAKVALPNEEVICISGDASFQMNLQELGTLAQYGINVKTVIINNGWQGMVRQWQQAFFGERYSSSNMEAGKPDFELLAKAYGIKAITIRSRDELPDAIAAMLAHNGPVLVDAHVTKDENCYPMVAPGKSNSQMIGLPKQQNLEKALELIYCSTCGAKNTTNNNFCPECGTKL from the coding sequence CTGCCGGAATCACCAGTAGTAGCGCCAAGACGTGCAACAGGTGGTTTTGCCCTGATTGACAGTCTTAAGCGCCATGGTGTAGAGCATATCTTTGGCTATCCAGGTGGAGCCATTCTACCGATTTACGATGAGCTGTACCGGGCAGAGGCAGCTGGAGGTATCCAGCATATTTTGGTAAGACACGAACAAGGCGCAGCTCATGCTGCTGATGGTTATGCCCGCGCCACTGGTAAGGTAGGTGTTTGCTTTGCTACCTCTGGTCCAGGGGCAACCAATTTGGTAACGGGGATTGCCACAGCTCATATGGACTCAATCCCAATGGTGATTATCACTGGGCAGGTAGCTCGTGCAGCAATTGGCACTGATGCGTTTCAGGAAACCGATATTTATGGCATCACGCTGCCGATCGTTAAGCATTCTTATGTAGTGCGCGACCCTAGGGATATGGCGCGAATTGTTGCCGAAGCCTTCTACATCGCCAGCACTGGAAGACCGGGACCCGTGTTAATTGATGTGCCTAAGGATGTAGGGCTAGCGGAATTTGACTATGTGCCAGTCGAACCGGGAACAGTGAAGTTGCCGGGATATCGTCCAACTGTTAAGGGGAATCCTCGTCAAATTGCTCAAGCAGTACAGTTGATGCGTGAAAGTCGCCGTCCATTGCTGTATGTAGGTGGAGGTGCGATCGCATCTGGTTCTCACGCAGAAATTCAGCAGTTGGCAGAACTATTCAATATTCCAGTCACGACCACGTTAATGGGTAAGGGTGCGTTTGATGAGAACCACCCCCTAGCTTTAGGAATGTTGGGAATGCACGGCACAGCATATGCCAATTTTGCAGTGAGTGAGTGTGACTTGCTAATTGCTGTGGGTGCAAGGTTTGACGATCGCGTAACTGGTAAGCTAGATGAGTTTGCCTCCCGCGCTAAGGTCATCCATATTGATATTGACCCAGCTGAAGTCGGGAAAAACCGCGCACCAGAAGTCCCCATCGTGGGCGATGTGCGTAAAGTGGTAGTTGACTTACTACGTCGGTGCCAGGAAGTAGGAGACGGTGTTGCCCCAAACCAAACGCAAGAATGGCTGCACCGAATTAACCGCTGGCGGGAAGATTATCCTTTGGTTGTGCCTCACCATGCCGATAGTATGTCGCCGCAAGAGGTGATTGTAGAACTGAGTCGCCAAGCACCAGAGGCTTACTACACCACCGATGTGGGTCAGCACCAAATGTGGTCAGCACAATTCCTCAAAAACGGTCCGCGTCGCTGGATTTCCAGTGCTGGTTTAGGCACAATGGGTTACGGCATGCCAGCAGCAATGGGTGCTAAGGTGGCTCTGCCGAATGAAGAAGTCATCTGTATCAGCGGCGATGCCAGTTTCCAAATGAATCTTCAAGAGTTGGGAACTCTAGCACAATATGGAATTAATGTCAAGACTGTAATCATTAATAATGGTTGGCAGGGAATGGTACGCCAATGGCAACAGGCTTTCTTTGGCGAGCGGTACTCGTCCTCTAATATGGAGGCAGGTAAACCAGACTTTGAGTTGCTGGCAAAAGCGTATGGGATTAAGGCAATCACGATCCGCAGTCGAGATGAGCTGCCGGATGCGATCGCTGCAATGCTAGCTCATAACGGTCCGGTGCTGGTTGATGCTCACGTTACCAAAGATGAGAACTGCTACCCAATGGTGGCTCCCGGCAAGAGCAACTCGCAAATGATTGGTTTGCCAAAACAGCAGAATCTGGAAAAAGCGTTAGAACTGATCTATTGCAGTACTTGTGGTGCCAAAAACACTACTAACAACAACTTCTGTCCCGAATGCGGCACTAAACTTTAG
- a CDS encoding ubiquinone biosynthesis protein COQ4: MIKLKQLGQAIKALKSEKLGDFAVLKANAFGAKMNPEIESQMQQVVGYHPRINIEKLSQLPNGTFGHEYARHMQGNNLKPFNISPELSDVAKQNVFALRYAVTHDIFHVLLGFDTTYAGEIGVLAFASEQNYSKGLKIGLWMAMAIYPILAPSQFKDIFANVRKGREMGRKVKFMLGYRFEEHWEQPLDEVKAELGFT, encoded by the coding sequence ATGATCAAGTTAAAACAACTCGGTCAAGCAATTAAGGCATTAAAATCTGAAAAACTTGGGGATTTTGCTGTTCTTAAAGCGAATGCGTTTGGGGCGAAAATGAATCCAGAAATAGAGTCTCAGATGCAACAGGTCGTCGGGTACCATCCACGGATTAACATTGAAAAATTGAGCCAATTACCAAACGGCACCTTTGGGCATGAATATGCTCGTCATATGCAAGGTAACAATCTGAAACCCTTTAATATTAGTCCTGAATTGAGTGACGTAGCTAAACAGAATGTATTTGCTTTGAGATATGCCGTCACCCACGATATATTTCATGTTTTACTCGGATTTGATACAACTTATGCTGGAGAAATTGGCGTTCTGGCATTTGCATCTGAGCAAAATTATAGTAAGGGGTTGAAAATTGGTCTATGGATGGCAATGGCGATCTACCCAATCCTAGCTCCATCTCAATTCAAAGATATATTTGCCAATGTCCGTAAAGGAAGAGAAATGGGAAGGAAAGTAAAGTTTATGCTTGGCTATCGATTTGAAGAACACTGGGAACAGCCTTTAGATGAAGTTAAAGCTGAATTAGGGTTTACTTGA
- a CDS encoding Uma2 family endonuclease, with protein MTALTLNLNPIIHLTDEQFYQLCQANQDLRFERTATGEIIIMPPAGGETSNRNGRLTQQLFNWADADGTGVAFDSSGGFKLPNGADRSPDAAWVRLERWNALTQEQKERFLPLCPDFVIELLSPSDSLKVAQEKMKEYRESGTRLGWLINRKSKQVEIYRLGQEVEVLQAPATLSEEAVLPGFVLNLESIW; from the coding sequence ATGACTGCCCTAACTCTCAACCTCAACCCCATTATTCATTTGACAGATGAGCAATTTTATCAGCTATGTCAGGCAAACCAAGATCTGAGGTTTGAACGGACTGCTACGGGAGAAATAATTATCATGCCACCCGCTGGGGGAGAAACTAGCAACCGTAATGGTAGGCTAACTCAGCAATTATTTAATTGGGCAGATGCAGATGGAACCGGAGTTGCCTTTGACTCTTCTGGTGGTTTCAAACTACCCAATGGTGCAGATCGTTCCCCTGATGCTGCTTGGGTAAGGTTGGAACGTTGGAATGCGCTGACTCAGGAACAAAAAGAAAGATTTCTTCCTCTTTGTCCTGATTTTGTAATTGAGTTACTTTCTCCGAGCGATAGTTTGAAAGTAGCTCAGGAGAAAATGAAGGAATACCGAGAAAGTGGCACTCGTTTAGGTTGGTTAATTAATCGTAAATCTAAGCAAGTAGAAATTTATCGTCTTGGTCAAGAAGTCGAAGTGCTTCAAGCGCCTGCTACTTTATCTGAGGAAGCAGTTCTGCCTGGATTTGTCCTAAATCTTGAATCCATTTGGTAA
- a CDS encoding lipid-A-disaccharide synthase encodes MAAIDILILSNGPGEVTTWVRPVVQALRQQLGDDRTQVRISVVLSPCPHATGKEAAIARSYPVDRVQEPEHFWRFLLWGKTAQNWDWRDRGVVLFLGGDQVFPAIIGKRLGYRTVVYAEWEARWQQWIDRFGVMKSEVISHVPQQYAHKFTVVGDLMAEASGGAWGVDAQAASRRIGRGAREAGGAGGAENLELIGLLPGSKPAKLAQGMPLVLAIAEHIQASRPQTRFVIPVAPTLELETLADFANPQKNPVIYQIKGTTAELILDPATERPILKTPTGLYVELWTRSPAYDLLSQCCLCLTTVGANTAELGALAVPMIVLLPTQQLDAMRAWDGIPGLVVNLPFVGNGIAKAINWLVLRRLGLLAWPNIWAQSEVVPELVGKLQPQAVAEMVIDFLTHPEKLQQMRDRLRSIRGQPGAAQKLANLVREEIEASG; translated from the coding sequence ATGGCTGCTATTGATATTTTGATTCTGTCGAACGGTCCTGGAGAGGTAACGACCTGGGTGCGACCCGTCGTACAAGCTTTGCGGCAGCAACTGGGAGATGATCGGACTCAGGTTCGGATCTCAGTGGTGCTATCGCCTTGCCCTCATGCTACTGGCAAAGAAGCAGCGATCGCCCGCAGCTATCCAGTTGATCGGGTGCAAGAACCAGAACATTTCTGGCGGTTTTTACTCTGGGGAAAGACAGCCCAAAATTGGGACTGGCGCGATCGCGGTGTGGTGCTGTTTTTGGGCGGCGATCAGGTCTTCCCCGCGATCATTGGCAAGCGGTTGGGCTATCGTACCGTTGTTTATGCGGAGTGGGAAGCACGTTGGCAGCAATGGATTGATCGCTTTGGAGTGATGAAATCAGAGGTTATTTCCCATGTCCCGCAGCAATATGCCCATAAGTTTACCGTCGTAGGGGATTTGATGGCAGAAGCCTCTGGAGGGGCGTGGGGCGTAGACGCGCAAGCGGCTTCTCGAAGAATTGGGCGAGGGGCGAGGGAGGCAGGGGGAGCAGGGGGAGCTGAAAACTTAGAACTGATTGGTTTGTTGCCTGGGTCAAAACCAGCAAAATTAGCACAGGGGATGCCTTTGGTACTAGCGATCGCTGAACACATACAGGCATCACGACCCCAAACCCGCTTTGTGATTCCGGTTGCACCGACGTTGGAGCTAGAAACCTTAGCTGATTTTGCCAATCCTCAGAAGAATCCAGTTATTTACCAGATAAAAGGCACTACCGCAGAACTCATCCTTGATCCTGCAACAGAGCGTCCAATACTCAAAACACCTACTGGTTTATATGTGGAATTGTGGACGCGATCGCCTGCCTATGATTTGTTATCCCAATGCTGCCTCTGCCTGACTACAGTAGGAGCCAATACTGCTGAACTGGGGGCGTTAGCTGTACCAATGATTGTCTTGCTGCCTACCCAGCAACTGGATGCTATGCGAGCTTGGGATGGGATTCCAGGTCTTGTGGTAAATTTGCCATTCGTGGGCAATGGGATAGCAAAGGCAATTAACTGGCTGGTATTGAGGCGGCTAGGTTTATTAGCTTGGCCTAATATCTGGGCGCAGTCAGAGGTAGTGCCAGAACTGGTAGGAAAACTCCAGCCCCAAGCTGTGGCAGAAATGGTTATAGACTTTTTAACCCACCCAGAAAAGCTTCAACAAATGCGCGATCGCCTACGTAGCATTCGCGGTCAACCCGGTGCTGCCCAAAAGTTAGCGAATCTAGTACGCGAAGAGATAGAGGCTAGTGGCTAG
- a CDS encoding magnesium chelatase subunit H has protein sequence MFTHVKSTIRHIVPDNLRGRSLIKVVYVVLESQYQSALSQAVRSINQNHPNLAIEISGYLIEELRDPENYEEFKRDVANANIFIASLIFIEDLADKVVEAVQPHRDRLDAAVVFPSMPQVMRLNKMGSFSMAQLGQSKSAIAQFMRKRKEQSGSSFQDGMLKLLQTLPKVLKYLPMDKAQDARNFMLSFQYWLGGSPENLENFMLMLADKYVPSLNQKLKFQEPVTYPDMGIWHPLAPQMFEDVKEYFNWFNSRKDISADLKDPLAPCIGLVLQRTHLVTGDDAHYVAMVQELEAMGARVIPVFAGGLDFSKPVDAYFWEQGIGESKIQNPKSRHFAQRGGSGSPLGMGGRPPHASGSKIQNPTSLVDVVISLTGFALVGGPARQDHPKAIEALKRLNRPYMVALPLVFQTTEEWQDSDLGLHPIQVALQIAIPELDGAIEPIILSGRDGTTGKAIALQDRIEAVAQRALKWANLRRKPKLQKKVAITVFSFPPDKGNVGTAAYLDVFGSIYEVMQALKHNGYDVEDLPSSAEQLMQEVIHDAQAQYSSPELNIAYRMSVPEYEQLTPYSERLEENWGPPPGHLNSDGQNLLIYGKHFGNVFIGVQPTFGYEGDPMRLLFSRSASPHHGFAAYYTYLEQIWQADAVLHFGTHGSLEFMPGKQMGMSGDCYPDNLIGMIPNLYYYAANNPSEATIAKRRSYAETISYLTPPAENAGLYKGLKELSDLIASYQTLKDTGRGISIVNTIMDKCRLVNLDKDIALPEKDAKDMMAEERDTVVGTVYRKLMEIEARLLPCGLHVIGKPPTAEEAIATLVNIAELDRKEEEILSLPRIIANSIGRDLDEIYHNSDKGILEDVQLLQDITLASRAAVSALVKAQTDADGRVSKVSKLNFFNMGKKEPWIEALHQAGYPKVDPQVLKPLFEYLEFCLQQVCADNELGALIKALEGEYVLPGPGGDPIRNPDVLPTGKNIHALDPQSIPTTAAVQSAKIVVDRLLARQRADNGGKYPETIACVLWGTDNIKTYGESLAQVMWMVGVRPVPDALGRVNKLELIPLQELGRPRIDVVINCSGVFRDLFINQMNLLDQAVKMAAEADEPLSMNFVRKHALQQAEEMGINLRQAATRVFSNASGSYSSNINLAVENSTWESETELQEMYVTRKSFAFTSDNPGTMEQSRQIFESTLKTAEVTFQNLDSSEISLTDVSHYFDSDPTKVVANLRGDGKTPTSYIADTTTANAQVRTLSETVRLDARTKLLNPKWYEGMLSHGYEGVRELSKRLVNTMGWSATAGAVDNWIYEDTNTTFIQDEAMRQRLMNLNPHSFRKVVATLLEVNGRGYWETSESNLQLLRELYQEVEDRIEGIE, from the coding sequence ATGTTCACCCACGTCAAGTCCACCATCAGGCATATAGTTCCGGACAATCTACGGGGGCGCTCTTTAATTAAGGTGGTCTATGTCGTGCTAGAGTCCCAGTACCAGAGTGCATTGTCTCAAGCTGTACGCTCAATTAACCAGAACCACCCTAACCTAGCGATTGAAATCAGCGGCTACCTGATTGAAGAACTGCGTGACCCAGAGAACTATGAAGAGTTCAAGCGGGATGTTGCCAACGCCAATATCTTCATCGCCTCACTAATTTTTATCGAAGACTTGGCAGACAAGGTAGTGGAAGCTGTGCAACCTCATCGCGATCGCTTGGACGCGGCAGTTGTATTTCCTTCCATGCCTCAAGTAATGCGCCTGAACAAGATGGGCAGCTTCTCAATGGCTCAGCTGGGTCAATCTAAGAGTGCGATCGCCCAATTCATGCGTAAGCGGAAGGAACAATCGGGTTCTTCCTTCCAGGACGGGATGCTGAAGCTGTTGCAGACGCTACCTAAAGTGCTGAAGTATCTGCCAATGGACAAAGCACAGGACGCTCGGAATTTCATGCTTAGCTTCCAGTATTGGCTGGGAGGTTCACCAGAGAACCTGGAAAACTTCATGCTGATGCTGGCAGATAAATACGTCCCCTCCCTTAATCAAAAGCTGAAATTCCAGGAGCCAGTTACCTATCCGGATATGGGCATCTGGCACCCATTGGCTCCTCAGATGTTTGAGGATGTTAAAGAATACTTCAACTGGTTCAACAGTCGCAAGGATATTTCAGCCGATTTAAAAGATCCCCTGGCTCCTTGTATTGGTCTAGTGCTGCAACGCACTCACCTGGTAACGGGTGATGATGCCCATTATGTAGCGATGGTGCAAGAACTGGAAGCAATGGGCGCGCGGGTAATTCCCGTCTTTGCTGGTGGCTTAGACTTCTCGAAGCCTGTAGATGCTTATTTCTGGGAACAGGGAATAGGAGAATCCAAAATCCAAAATCCAAAATCACGCCACTTTGCTCAACGGGGGGGCTCGGGGTCCCCTCTGGGGATGGGGGGGAGACCCCCGCACGCAAGTGGCTCCAAAATCCAAAATCCCACTTCCCTCGTCGATGTAGTCATCTCCCTCACAGGTTTTGCCCTCGTAGGTGGTCCAGCTAGACAAGACCATCCTAAGGCGATTGAAGCATTGAAGCGATTGAATCGCCCCTACATGGTGGCGCTACCTCTGGTGTTCCAAACGACGGAGGAGTGGCAGGATAGCGACTTAGGACTGCATCCGATTCAAGTAGCATTGCAGATTGCTATACCAGAACTGGATGGAGCAATTGAGCCGATTATTTTGTCGGGACGCGATGGAACGACTGGGAAAGCGATCGCCCTCCAAGACCGGATTGAAGCAGTAGCCCAACGCGCCTTAAAGTGGGCTAATCTGCGCCGCAAGCCGAAACTGCAGAAAAAAGTGGCAATCACCGTATTCAGTTTCCCGCCTGATAAAGGCAATGTGGGAACAGCTGCTTACCTGGATGTTTTTGGCTCGATTTACGAGGTAATGCAAGCGCTCAAGCATAATGGTTATGACGTTGAGGACTTACCCAGTTCAGCTGAGCAACTAATGCAAGAGGTGATCCACGATGCTCAAGCTCAGTACAGCAGCCCTGAACTGAACATTGCCTATCGGATGTCCGTACCAGAGTATGAACAGCTAACGCCATACTCGGAAAGACTGGAGGAAAATTGGGGACCCCCTCCCGGACATCTCAACAGTGATGGACAAAACCTGCTGATTTACGGCAAACACTTTGGCAATGTGTTTATTGGGGTGCAGCCGACATTTGGTTATGAAGGCGACCCGATGCGGCTGCTATTTTCTCGCTCCGCCAGTCCGCATCATGGCTTTGCTGCTTATTACACATATCTGGAGCAGATTTGGCAAGCCGATGCAGTGCTGCACTTTGGCACCCACGGTTCACTGGAGTTTATGCCAGGTAAACAAATGGGGATGTCTGGAGACTGCTATCCAGATAATCTAATTGGCATGATCCCCAATCTCTACTACTACGCGGCGAATAACCCCAGTGAAGCAACAATTGCCAAGCGCCGCAGTTACGCTGAAACGATCAGTTATCTAACACCCCCTGCTGAAAATGCTGGGCTATACAAGGGGTTGAAGGAATTAAGCGATTTAATTGCTTCCTACCAAACCCTGAAGGATACAGGACGGGGTATCTCCATCGTCAACACCATCATGGATAAGTGCCGGTTAGTGAATCTGGATAAGGATATTGCCTTACCAGAGAAAGATGCTAAAGACATGATGGCTGAGGAGCGGGATACTGTTGTTGGCACGGTGTATCGCAAGCTGATGGAGATTGAAGCCAGGCTATTACCTTGTGGGTTGCACGTCATTGGGAAACCGCCGACAGCGGAAGAAGCGATCGCCACTCTCGTCAACATCGCCGAACTTGACCGCAAAGAAGAGGAAATCTTGAGTCTCCCTCGGATTATTGCCAATAGCATTGGGCGAGATCTTGATGAAATTTATCACAATAGCGACAAAGGCATCCTAGAAGATGTCCAGCTATTGCAAGACATTACCCTTGCTAGCCGTGCCGCAGTTTCCGCCCTCGTGAAAGCTCAAACAGATGCTGATGGTCGTGTCTCCAAAGTCTCCAAGCTCAACTTTTTCAACATGGGCAAAAAAGAGCCTTGGATTGAGGCACTGCATCAAGCAGGCTACCCCAAAGTAGATCCTCAAGTACTGAAACCTCTGTTTGAATATCTGGAATTTTGCCTCCAGCAAGTTTGTGCAGACAACGAACTAGGAGCCTTAATCAAAGCCTTAGAAGGCGAATACGTCCTTCCTGGACCTGGTGGCGACCCTATCCGTAACCCAGACGTTCTGCCCACTGGCAAGAATATCCATGCCCTCGATCCACAATCTATTCCGACCACCGCTGCTGTCCAATCAGCCAAAATCGTTGTAGATCGGCTTTTAGCGCGTCAACGGGCGGATAACGGCGGCAAATACCCAGAAACGATCGCCTGTGTTTTGTGGGGAACCGACAACATTAAGACCTATGGCGAATCTCTTGCCCAAGTTATGTGGATGGTAGGTGTCCGCCCAGTACCTGACGCTTTAGGTCGGGTGAACAAGCTGGAACTAATTCCCTTGCAAGAACTAGGACGACCGCGAATTGATGTGGTGATCAACTGTTCTGGTGTCTTCCGCGACTTGTTCATTAACCAGATGAACCTGTTAGATCAAGCGGTGAAAATGGCAGCTGAAGCAGACGAACCGCTATCAATGAACTTTGTCCGCAAACACGCCTTGCAGCAGGCAGAGGAAATGGGCATCAACTTGCGGCAAGCGGCTACTCGTGTCTTCTCCAATGCTTCTGGTTCCTACTCCTCCAATATCAACTTGGCAGTAGAAAACAGCACCTGGGAAAGCGAAACCGAGTTACAAGAAATGTACGTAACTCGGAAATCCTTTGCCTTCACCTCCGATAATCCCGGCACCATGGAACAGTCCCGGCAGATTTTTGAATCAACTCTGAAAACGGCGGAAGTGACTTTCCAAAATCTCGATTCTTCCGAGATTAGCTTGACGGATGTGTCGCACTATTTCGACTCCGATCCGACTAAGGTTGTTGCCAATCTGCGGGGTGACGGCAAGACACCAACTTCCTACATTGCTGATACCACCACAGCAAACGCCCAAGTTCGCACCCTCTCAGAGACAGTACGTCTAGATGCGCGGACGAAGCTACTCAATCCCAAGTGGTATGAGGGAATGCTGAGTCACGGCTATGAAGGTGTGCGGGAACTCTCGAAGCGACTGGTCAATACGATGGGCTGGAGTGCGACAGCTGGGGCAGTGGATAACTGGATTTATGAGGATACTAACACCACCTTTATCCAGGATGAAGCAATGCGCCAGCGATTGATGAACCTCAATCCCCACTCTTTCCGCAAGGTTGTGGCAACTTTACTAGAAGTAAATGGTCGCGGCTATTGGGAAACCAGCGAGAGTAATTTGCAACTACTGCGCGAGTTGTATCAGGAGGTTGAAGACCGGATTGAAGGCATAGAATAG
- a CDS encoding M23 family metallopeptidase encodes MKQASRHQNQPQKRSAYSAKVLLLLVGLILVSVPILGWQQKTVKAVEVERIATGNKWNGASFPVENFQYYSSPFGYRRSPTDGSGWEFHRGLDLVAPQGSYIRNWWGGKVVKVADRDACGTQIVIQSGEWEHVYCHMKGRVEKQGDNRYLIDREGGIQIWEGQQVSAGTRIGRVGMTGRTTGPHLHWGLKYANSYVDPALVLRAMYTQQANNTQSSSGAWHMARGK; translated from the coding sequence ATGAAGCAAGCGTCTAGACACCAAAATCAGCCTCAAAAAAGATCTGCCTATTCTGCAAAAGTCCTACTTCTTCTAGTCGGGCTAATTCTCGTAAGTGTGCCAATACTAGGATGGCAGCAAAAAACTGTTAAGGCTGTGGAAGTTGAGCGAATCGCAACAGGCAATAAGTGGAACGGTGCCTCTTTTCCCGTTGAAAATTTTCAATATTACAGCTCCCCTTTTGGCTACCGTCGCTCTCCTACTGACGGTTCTGGCTGGGAGTTTCATAGAGGGTTAGATCTTGTCGCTCCACAAGGAAGTTACATCCGTAATTGGTGGGGTGGAAAGGTGGTAAAGGTCGCTGATCGCGATGCTTGCGGCACCCAGATCGTGATTCAATCAGGGGAGTGGGAACACGTTTACTGCCACATGAAAGGTCGGGTAGAAAAGCAAGGCGACAACCGTTATTTAATTGATCGTGAAGGTGGCATCCAAATTTGGGAAGGTCAGCAGGTGAGCGCCGGTACTCGAATTGGTCGAGTGGGAATGACTGGGCGCACGACTGGACCTCATCTCCACTGGGGACTGAAGTATGCCAATAGCTATGTAGACCCTGCCTTGGTTCTGCGAGCCATGTATACTCAGCAAGCGAACAACACTCAGTCTTCAAGTGGCGCGTGGCACATGGCGCGAGGTAAGTGA